One Rhipicephalus microplus isolate Deutch F79 chromosome 4, USDA_Rmic, whole genome shotgun sequence genomic window carries:
- the LOC142813859 gene encoding PI-PLC X domain-containing protein 1-like has translation MIIVLSGQHVKVRSTGASMLASNIILLICGVCYGQTISGMRPTGVYLTISSCSNRGIKPFFEVNWFGMPQQYIGVVSAVLSTKNRPRSSSDILASQIVKNPTESYTTRIVAPNFNSTVLIEGRCLGYWALIMETSSAVKSSSTAKVLYSSCFTPQPRWMRDNCGTVFGLRLTDMLIPGTHNAGMYKAGPMAPHEQLIYDQDQSIWQQLAYGIRGLDLRVQFSRGDYYITHDVIRGKPTVREVLREVRDFVVRTGEVVLLDFHRFPRGFEKKRKIGTDRHKGLVKLIVTELEDVLLKGTDYIKTMGEILGGCSGRGRPQGRVLVFYNSREYQGPYQEYLAPGVSQKWPNAQSKSALMQYLETKACLRGVHYMIAIMAELTPKFPKFLISTRKLAKWINHKITEFFRLRQMKYSGIIATDYFLGNGITDVAIEANCLRGRQMLRNPNMGPRMQ, from the exons ATGATCATCGTACTCAGTGGTCAACACGTGAAAGTGCGTTCAACGGGAGCTAGCATGTTAGCATCGAATATCATCTTACTGATATGCGGTGTGTGCTATGGTCAAACCATCTCAG GAATGCGACCAACTGGCGTCTACTTGACAATATCGTCGTGCAGTAACCGTGGAATCAAGCCCTTTTTTGAAGTGAACTGGTTCGGCATGCCACAGCAATACATCGGTGTGGTGTCAGCAGTACTTTCCACAAAAAATCGACCTCGAAGCTCTTCTGATATTCTAGCTAGCCAAATTGTCAAGAACCCCACCGAATCATACACTACACGAATTGTGGCACCGAATTTTAATTCCACCGTACTAATCGAAGGAAGGTGCCTCGGATACTGGGCCCTCATAATGGAAACGTCGTCAGCCGTCAAATCGTCGAGTACCGCGAAAGTTCTTTACTCTTCATGCTTCACACCTCAACCACGATGGATGCGAGACAACTGCGGCACCGTGTTTGGGCTCAGGCTAACAGACATGCTCATCCCAGGAACACACAATGCCGGAATGTACAAGGCAGGGCCCATGGCCCCCCATGAACAGCTGATATATGACCAAGATCAAAGCATTTGGCAACAGCTTGCTTACGGTATTCGCGGCTTGGATTTGAGGGTGCAGTTTAGCCGTGGTGACTATTACATCACGCATGACGTAATCCGAGGAAAACCCACCGTACGGGAGGTTCTAAGAGAGGTTCGTGATTTCGTGGTACGTACGGGCGAAGTGGTGCTCTTAGATTTTCACAGGTTCCCGAGAGGCTTCGAGAAGAAACGCAAAATTGGCACAGATCGACACAAAGGACTCGTGAAACTAATTGTCACTGAACTAGAGGATGTACTCCTGAAAGGCACGGACTACATAAAGACTATGGGTGAAATATTAGGCGGGTGTAGTGGCAGAGGTCGACCACAGGGTCGGGTACTGGTGTTCTACAATTCTAGAGAATACCAGGGACCTTACCAAGAGTATCTAGCACCTGGAGTAAGCCAAAAGTGGCCTAACGCGCAGTCTAAGAGTGCACTGATGCAATATCTAGAAACAAAGGCGTGCCTACGCGGCGTGCACTATATGATTGCAATAATGGCGGAACTCACACCCAAGTTTCCCAAGTTTCTCATTAGCACACGCAAGTTGGCGAAGTGGATAAACCACAAAATTACGGAGTTTTTCAGGCTTCGGCAGATGAAGTACTCGGGTATTATTGCGACAGATTACTTTCTTGGAAACGGTATAACTGATGTAGCGATAGAAGCCAACTGTTTGAGGGGTCGCCAGATGCTACGTAATCCCAATATGGGTCCCCGAATGCAGTGA